In Epilithonimonas zeae, a single window of DNA contains:
- a CDS encoding OsmC family protein: MTSKTTYVGENRIDSVHESSGDVFTSYIPTSDFSVREHFSPTDIFATALAQSVFAHLVVLAKDRHIDITGATCDLKKTMYYEPRRIGEIFCVFKFPNSYTLEEQEFLENAVRNSPVYLSLNEDIKKIFLFEYKN; the protein is encoded by the coding sequence ATGACTTCAAAAACGACTTATGTAGGTGAGAATAGGATTGATTCTGTACACGAAAGCTCTGGAGATGTTTTCACTTCATATATTCCTACCAGTGACTTTAGTGTACGAGAACACTTTTCTCCAACAGATATTTTTGCAACTGCTTTGGCGCAAAGTGTTTTTGCACACCTAGTTGTGTTAGCAAAAGATAGACATATTGATATTACTGGTGCAACTTGCGACCTGAAAAAGACAATGTATTATGAGCCAAGAAGAATTGGTGAGATTTTCTGCGTTTTCAAATTCCCTAATTCTTACACTTTGGAAGAACAAGAATTTTTAGAAAATGCGGTGAGAAATAGTCCGGTTTATCTAAGTCTTAACGAAGACATCAAGAAAATTTTTCTTTTCGAATATAAAAACTAA
- a CDS encoding beta/alpha barrel domain-containing protein: MFLTECPRDAMQGWGEMIPTQKKIDYINRLMEVRFDVLDCGSFVNPKTMPQMADSGIVVDEIDKSLSNTKLSVVVANLRGAEKALSHEQIDILGFPFSISETFQHRNTNKSREEAFTEVVNILELTKSQGKQLNLYFSMAFGNPYGESWKWEDVDFWAKRFEEIGIKDVLLSDTTGVGNVERISLLFNKIPAKYPSINFGAHFHNRYEDSYIKLKAAYDEGCRRFDSAIKGIGGCPMAKDDLVGNMPTEKVFTFMSSEKIDIHQNLLHFESAYNMAKDIFHF; the protein is encoded by the coding sequence ATGTTCTTAACCGAGTGTCCACGTGACGCGATGCAAGGCTGGGGAGAAATGATTCCCACGCAGAAAAAAATAGATTACATCAACCGCCTGATGGAAGTGCGTTTTGATGTCCTGGATTGCGGAAGCTTCGTGAATCCGAAAACTATGCCTCAAATGGCTGATTCCGGAATTGTGGTGGACGAAATTGACAAATCGCTTTCCAACACAAAACTGTCTGTTGTTGTTGCGAATCTTCGTGGTGCCGAAAAAGCCTTGAGCCATGAGCAAATCGATATTCTGGGTTTTCCTTTTTCCATCTCCGAAACTTTCCAACACAGAAATACCAATAAAAGCAGAGAAGAAGCTTTCACCGAAGTAGTGAATATCTTAGAACTTACAAAATCTCAAGGCAAACAACTGAATCTGTATTTTTCGATGGCTTTTGGAAACCCTTATGGGGAAAGCTGGAAATGGGAAGATGTGGACTTTTGGGCAAAACGTTTTGAAGAAATTGGAATCAAAGATGTTCTTTTATCCGACACTACTGGTGTTGGCAATGTGGAAAGGATTTCGCTTTTGTTTAATAAAATTCCTGCAAAATATCCCAGCATTAATTTCGGTGCTCATTTTCATAACCGATACGAGGATTCTTATATCAAACTGAAAGCAGCTTATGATGAAGGCTGCAGAAGATTTGACAGTGCCATAAAAGGAATCGGCGGTTGTCCGATGGCGAAAGATGATTTGGTGGGAAATATGCCGACTGAAAAGGTTTTTACATTTATGTCATCTGAGAAAATCGATATTCATCAGAATCTTCTTCATTTTGAAAGTGCTTACAATATGGCGAAAGATATTTTTCATTTTTAA
- a CDS encoding SUF system Fe-S cluster assembly protein has protein sequence MKYTDDQIADIGEEIIKELKTVFDPEIPVDIYELGLVYDVQISDEGEVLVIMTLTSPNCPVAETLPVEVEDKVRGVEGVKSAKIELTFEPTWTKEMMSEEAKFELGML, from the coding sequence ATGAAATATACAGACGACCAAATTGCTGATATTGGGGAAGAAATAATTAAAGAACTTAAAACGGTTTTTGACCCTGAAATTCCGGTTGATATTTATGAATTAGGATTGGTTTACGATGTACAGATTTCTGATGAAGGTGAAGTTCTCGTGATAATGACATTAACTTCTCCGAATTGTCCGGTTGCAGAAACCCTTCCGGTAGAAGTAGAAGATAAAGTAAGAGGTGTGGAAGGTGTGAAATCAGCAAAAATCGAACTCACATTTGAACCAACTTGGACCAAAGAAATGATGAGTGAAGAAGCCAAGTTTGAACTTGGTATGTTATAA